Sequence from the Cucumis sativus cultivar 9930 chromosome 1, Cucumber_9930_V3, whole genome shotgun sequence genome:
attaaactaacGTATGAAATACTTGCATGTACAATAATTAGAGAAGTTgtttattgtaaaataaactcaactaacgtatcatatatatatagtaagataataaaaaaaacataacatataaaacataacaCAACATAATGAaacacaagaaaacaaaaagaaatataatttataagtagagaaaatgagagaaaatgagCAAAGAATATTAAAGAAGTCACGTTAATTCAATTTTGAGATGATGTAATGTGCAAATTGAATGGAAATTGTTTGAAGAAATAATGTAATTTCTTCGTAATAAAGAtttgtatattaaaaattaaaaaagaaaaaacttctcTTAGCTTGGATCATGTTTAAGCTAGCGTAGGTTTGAAAAAATCgagatcaaaatcaaaattcttcctctaataaaatttagaaattcaaaattttaaatgtagaTGCGATACAACTGTTGGAATGAAttaagtttgaaagaaaatagaaaaaccgTACCAAGATTGAAATGGGCTGACATCTTCGTATCTAATAAAAgtaactatatatttaatgttttaattacattttcaatgTATTAATACAAATCTACGGCACGATGTTGCCAACACCAAGTTTCAAcacaatttctttcttttttcttttctaataattatacatttctttcatttcatttgagTGATAATAGTTTTTTCCAAGgtcttttttccaaaaatagaaagaaaaaaaaaactatttaattttgatgctctctttaagtttctttttttaaaaaaatcttctctcctttatttttattaaccaattgaaatagaaagtttaaaataaaaggaagagaaatttcaaactcattcGATTGATTTTTCTTGGGCAGactatgaaaatatttcaagaatgATAACTACTTTAACGActcccttccatttttttcatctcaaaatttctaatttaaactGATCGCGTGGAATGAGAAATGGCACCACTAAAATGGGCCATGTTGCAAGTcgagactttttttttttgtatgtacAAGCAAGTTAAATCGACAATAAATCAAAAAATGTTCGATTTAGTAAATATTCAAACTGACTCTGACCATGAAGGAGTGTAAACCAACCATTTTTCGATTGATTAGTCTATTGGTCGGTGTTTAAGcctttagattttttaaaatgttatctCGGTCTAGATTTTTCTTAACTCAACACCAATCAAATCTCTCCAATAACTTCGACTGACTACATTCGtagtgattttatttttttctcacccTTAGATTCAATTAAGTGTTAAAATAGGTATTGCATTGGTTTAATTGAGGTTGTAATTAAACCACTTGTTTTGATTGGTTTTATAAgtgtttattaatattttgtgtatatatttataaacaattaaagGAGCTTGCATTTTTGTTAGAAGAATTTTTAGGATGCATAGTTCTTATTATAGTTGAAGCTTATTTAATGTTAGTGGGTTACAATAGTATGAATTTAGGGTGTTGAAGtatatactatttttaatttggattatagtatttttattgttttgataaaaaaaacaataatcactgtaactaaaaaaagataaatacgATCGGTAGCATATAGTTAACGTTGtaacaaaaagatatatttgaaataataatatcgtCAACGGTAATTCAAACGGTTAGAAAcaccaaatattttaataagatCCAGACAATTATCATactttataacaaatatttcactggtattttaaaaatgggtAATATTCCACGACAACATTTTAGCCTTATGGTATTCTCCCTCGTCTTTTAAtttcacaatatttaaaataaaaatatattggttTCAAATCTaccaataattatttaaagattttatatttttaagtatcAATAATTACATCATCtcttatcaattttgttttttttaaaagttatgtCTTGTAgataatatttatatcttcaaatttcttttttaattatctattttgtttcaattgttttaaaattcaagtCAAATTTTTAAGatgtggtttttatttttgaagtttggttaaaaattgttcaaattttccaaaacaatCTTCAATGGTTCCACTATTGATCAATGATTGAGAACTGAGTGGAATATACACTTAagcattaattaaaaacttgagTGGTGTAGTAGTGTAATAATGCAATTATTAGCAGTTCAACAGTCATTTTACAAGCGTTAAAGGAACTCATGAACCCAAgctttatttatactttactaaccttaaaaatacaaattcgttagtaaaaaaatatcacttttactattttctaatGTCAAGTTATTcacaaactcaaaattcaCTTGAACATCAAATCATGCATGGTTTGTCATTACACATGTGCTCAATTTTCTTTGTCTTATATTCATTTAGACCATGTCCTTTTAAAATAGGAATTTACAGTTTCTTTTAGCATTATAATCAggattatattaattttgaagtaataacaatttttatctcaattaAATTCCAAACCATTTTGAAAACATCAATACTAACACAATTAAACaccaaaaattgaataaaatgttAACTGCATTTGAGGATTTAATTTGGgcttgaaaaaaaagagtgcATTACTTATCTCTCCCACAGATAAACATTTTCAATGAATTAACTAGAATTAGTGTTTCAATGAATTaactagaagaaaaaaatctaaaaacatacaaaatagTTGAATGGATactccaaatttattttatctttttatatttgaaaatgtgtacgataaaatttcaatttatgaaTATGCAATTGTAGCTAAGAGTAATTAGAAGATAAAAGGTAGTTGTATTAAAAGAGGTGAAAAACCGTTTAATTTAActtgatatattgaaaaaatatcacCATAATGAACACATTTTGACTAGGGGATGAgtcatatttacaaactaaTGTATAGTAGTTATCacatttaataaagaaaaattcacACGTTAAAGGCTAGTGTAGTATGAGAATGAGTTTGAATAAGATAAAAGAGATAGATATTAGACACATGCatgcaattatttttcatttatatatacttaaaagTACAACTCTGTGGTCTCTcatttgaatattattattatatatatataatatatacaatcaattatgtatatagaaatatatttgtttcttaaatatttaaataaaatggttgaGAATGAAGAACATAGTTAATGATTTTATGAGAAGTAAATGGAGTGAGATAGGGAGGATATTGGGGCAGAGATATGGGTGATGTGGAAGAGACTCCCACTTGATGAAGAGTCAGAGATGGCCCACGTAGGATTTATGGGCTGGCAGGGGTGACGTGGATAGCGTATGGGACCAGGAGGATGGCACACATGTCGGCCAAGCCATAGCCCACAAGGACCGCCCAGGGCCCCACTGCCCCACTCCGCACGTGAACACACCATGCTCCAGGACCTACCTTCTTactatcatatatatttgtttctccttaattttttttcttcttttttgtacCCTCACTTATACaatccatttttaaaactctacCAACACTCTTTATCTCTAGATTTCGATTCactctttatgttttttaaattgtccTCCATTTCtacaaattatttagttttgacCTTCTTTGTTTAGATATTCTAATTTAGTCAAGCGATGTCAAGCATGGAATTAGCATTAtagaaaggggaaaaaagggTGTGAGTGgagtttgaaaagaaagaagaaattggtccaaataataataattagaagaaCAAATTATTTGAAGCTACAAATAGCAAATGTTACACAGTTGAATCCACTACTCctctaaacaaaaaaagtatctttggaaagttaaaaaaacGTTTACACACCcgtgaaagaaaaaacctttACCATACCCTACAAAGTTAATTACTCCACGTGATGCTATTTTTCTTGGAAACTTATCCAAACAATTCACCTTTTCCTTACGAATTTTCCAGAACAGACTTTGGGAGAACAACCTAcagattatattattataatatatttatttattattattcccattttcctattatttatttccaCGATGCTTTCTATTCAATGTAGCCGGCCACGTAAAAGCTATATTCTAAGTCAAGAATTCAATTATGAGACCAACGAATCATTTTAATCAGTACTATTATACATCAATTTAATACTTAAAGTTATATCGCACTCTTGAAtctcattaaaaaattagcaaatataatatatgatgaTAATCATGGATATATTGTTGAAACATTAATGTTTTTGGTGAAAttggtaaataaataatattaaattgtttgaatCTGGGGATTGACGAATAggaatggagaagaagattCGGAAGGGCAAATGGGTTATAATTGCAAGGAAACGAGggtgaaaaaaaacaaacaaacaagcaAGTTGTGATAGCTTAAACGAACCTCTACGTTTAAGAGGTACGAGGCGTCCACATGAACACCCATGCTCCTGCAAATCAACGGCTAAAAATCTGCCCTTTcatcaaacacttttttttcttctttttttggccTTTTTTACAACATTAAAGAtcaaacacataatttcacaTAATTTACCCATCGTTTATTAAAAGTGCACAATAAGAATTATAATCTATGGAGCACTGGATTCAGCCAAGTTATGGTCAAAACGTTGGTACAACGCCGTATTGAGCGTCTGTCAGGAACACAGATGAAGCAGCTGAGCCATAGATTTCATCAACCTCTGATAGCATATCGGTTCGTTTTGCGAACCGGCCTTTGATTCTCGGCCGGGTTTCAGCATAAGCTTTTCTTGAAGCGTATCGGATTGTCTTCTCGAATTTCCGgttcttccttttctctctgTACCTCAACACTCTCGCTTCTCGATCCATTCCACACAATTGTGTCGCTTGGTTTCCGGATCCTGACAACGGTAGCCCTGAATCCGCACCAGTACTCACGTTTTGACCCATCGGGTATGATATGTCCGACACCGAATTCCCTTCTGGAACGACTCCAACTTCtaaggaggaagaagaaacctGAAGAATTAACAGAAACAAAACTCAATTAGTTAACTTGACCAAGAATTGTTGGGTTAAATCGTTAAACTTTGATATGGGGTTGAGTTAATTACACTGTGACTTAGGGATTGCGGCTGATAGCCGAATGAATTGAGCTTGGATCTACAAAAATCAATGTCGTAGCAATTTTCAGGGGAGTGGGTCTGGTTAATAACCGGCGTAAGGAGTGGCTTCGTCTGAACAGGGACGACGCTGTCGTTAATAGCGCTGTGGTTGTTGACTGGATTTGGATATTCAAAGTCAATAAAAGAATCCATTTCGTTGAAGAACAAATGATCACCGCTGGGAGGTTTGATTTCAGGGCCGTCGACGAGCTTAGAGTTGAAAAACGAGTTGGATAAAAGCCAGGAGGAAACCTCCACTTCCTCGTGGTGATGGGCACCATCACAAACAGGGGCAGTAGTTTCATTAGGAAccagaaaattgaaaacagaGGAGGATTTAACAACTGATTCCGTCGAGTCGAAAAAAGGCTCGACAGGGACACGCTCGTGGCGACGGGCTAATGGGTTAGCAGAGTGAATATCGGCATCACAAGTGACACAGAGAGCGGCAGCATCAGCCTTGCACATGACCACAGCAGGAGCTTGTTCACAGACCTCGCACATCCAGACACGCTCGTGGCGAGAGGCGAGCTTGTTGGCGCAATGAATTTTGGCGTCGCAGGGAAGGCAGAGAAAAGCCGAGTCCGGTCGACAATAGACAGCAGCAGGGCCAGTCTTGCAGGAGTCGCAAGGTTTAGCGACGACGCCCCATCCGCCGCCGAAACCCTTCACAACACTGTCACCGTCAATTCCCATAGCTGTTAaaatgagaattgaaaaaCCTGGTCTGTCAAGAAAGCTGTGGCAGCGTGTGCGTAAGGGCCTAAGGGGTGAGGAATTGGGGGGAGTTGATATTaggagggggggggggggggggggggggggggggaggggGGGGGGCTGGGGGCTGTGTTTTTCTGCGATCTATATCTATCATCTATCTGACTAGTTGGGGGGGAAGGAAATCTGGGTGCTGACGAGTAGTACAACGCCACGTGGGGAGCTGTAAGCcacattaaaaatattgagatttggttagaaaaatagataattgATGAGAAGTGATTAATTAGTAGTTGTCGTGTGTCTGTGCCGACGTAGGACCCAGTTGTGAAAGTGGGACGGAGTTTTGGGATTTTATCGTTCAAGAGGAGGACAGTGACTCGTTGGGGAGATCTATCGGTCTGATTTGATAGCTTTGCTGATGCGGGATGATGCTAATCATGGCCGAGCCGGTCGGTCTTTGATTCTTCAGATGATTTAAGAAACGAAGAGAGAAACGGGAAAGAAATAGCAGACCAAATATGAGACAGACAATAAGATTGGGAAACCAAACAGTTTCTCACCACCGAACATAAGGATCGAAAACACTACGCAATttggaaaactaaaaaactaagAACGTCCCACACAGAacgtaaattttaaattaaatccttcaactctctttttttttttttttaaagttcaagaTCATCTCAATTAATAgagtaatattttaatataaccCTGATAGATATATAGAACATagttaattacaaaaatttatgaGTTTATGTAAGAGTAGACTTATCTTACTTGGtctataaagtttatcaaccAAATGATTGCAAAATACcaattacatattttatattttattaactcTTTAAATTGTTAACTCTCAAACTAAACTTTATAGAAACTGGATGAGTTCTTAGTCATTGAGTTAACAATGTCCATGATGATTGCTTTCCTGAAGCAATAAACTTTAGCAAGAGACTTAGTATGTGAGACAATATGTATGGTTTGACCATATTAATTgcattaaattttcttcttaaaaaaatatgagtaTATATACGAAAATTAGTTGAAGGAATGAGAATTTAATAACATCTGAgataattgttaattaaacaTGTTCATCAGGATAAAGACTAGTTTACTATGagactttttaaataataaaatgtatatattataaaaaaaaagtatatgtacaaacattataaatataaaaaattaaacctctaacttttaactttcaaacCTGACCAACCccatatacatatattcatatatatatatatatatatatatataaagagaaaaaagtgtAAGAAGAGATGGCCATTTATAGAAATAGGTCGGAACCCCATTAGCAATAAAAGGatatatagtaataatatttaagtaaTGATAAGATTTAAGGTTAAAGTGGCTGCAAACTTTTTGGTCGGTGAATGAGGTGTCTAATTATTTGGcttatttaatcttaattaaaaggTGTTAGCCGCAATTAAGATAATCTAAGGAAAAGGAAagcatatataaaattaattgacgAGAAAAGTCCAAATGAAAGACAAATACTTGACCAAATCTCATAATGCACATATAAGTAACTCCTACCCATTTgtccaatttaattttattgcataccaatttctttttatcactATTGTGAAATGGTTTAGTTAGCATTAACATACATCTGAGTATTTTccttatattaaattaataaaaattaatgattaaaacatatttaccTAACTTTTCATCATGTTCTATTTTagtatttgaactttttaaaattgtatgtcttagtcttcaaattttttaaaacaacttaCTTTAATATCAACTGTTAGAATTCTATTAACTCTTGAACGGAATGGTGACGTAGTTTTCAATATTTAGATGATTAGGTTATAGATTTATTGTGTTAATTAAACTCataaataacaacaacaaaaatctttctaatttctttataaatgcTGTATGCAACTATTATTAACACACGTGAACTAAataaatccaaattaaaaaccaattttattatttttcttccaaacaTAAATATCTGGCATTTCCTTCTAACTTCTcaccatttatttattttttcaattaaaatatatttggaaggaaaatgaaaagaaacagattgtgtataataataataaaaaaaaaatagaacggAAGATATGGTgtttagataaaataaaataaaagcatttggagaaatgaaatgaaaagaggtTGAGAAAGAGAAGCAAATGTAGGAAGGGTAGAATTGATATTATGAAGTAATGGTAGAAATAATGAATAAAGTCAAAAAGAATATGGAGAGTGACTGCAGGAGGTGGGTCCCTCCACGGAAACATTGGTTGCCTCTTCAATACATTGGAAAGTCAGCAACGTCACCGGTCTACCAACGAAACAAACCCGGTTCAACTCTCTCCTccaatttactttttcatatttgtcttttatcttcaaaatttaatcaatttttgtggttttttttttcttctaataacTCATTCTTATCTCattatctaattttttctttttactttacaACCAAAACTTAGACACTGTTAAAGATAAAGGTAGATATAGTCATACTATAGGAtcaatcatattttaaataatttattttactactttctaaaaaaaaattatatcaaaaccGAAGttctaatattatttatttattacttatataacattttaaatcaaattaaatactaacctctagaatataaattaaacttccCCTGCatcaattgtttaattaattttgtatattttttctattataaatatattttcaaatcaatGATTCAACTCATACCAACTTTTAACTTACATAATTCATATCTATTTAAAcgagttaaaatttaaaaatattagtttatatattaattttagttattatgttTGTATGTATATCTACTATTAACCATTTATAATcgctaataattaaaagagtcCATCCCACGAGTTTTGGATacaatcttaattttttttgaattattgtgTTGAGGACATTCCATATTAAATTGTTATCCTTCTTTATTTTAACATCTAATTTTAGTTGTATCTTAGTCACCCCTCTACAATTGTCATATTGGCCAACAATATTGTAGttgatttcaatatttttcaaagatattaaaattcaaatgttagttaatatttatttatttttaaatcttaaattaatatatttatttatttatataataatacttatattaattttaaaatatatctctTACTTTTGTTAATATTGTACTAAACAAATGAGAGAGTTTAAAGGTAATTCATAAGACACATAAAAGAGCTTAGAGTTAGCTTGAAAAACTTTGGAGGATCCAAACTTAAACTCTTTGCAACTCCTACAAAAAACTTC
This genomic interval carries:
- the LOC101214816 gene encoding zinc finger protein CONSTANS-LIKE 5, producing MGIDGDSVVKGFGGGWGVVAKPCDSCKTGPAAVYCRPDSAFLCLPCDAKIHCANKLASRHERVWMCEVCEQAPAVVMCKADAAALCVTCDADIHSANPLARRHERVPVEPFFDSTESVVKSSSVFNFLVPNETTAPVCDGAHHHEEVEVSSWLLSNSFFNSKLVDGPEIKPPSGDHLFFNEMDSFIDFEYPNPVNNHSAINDSVVPVQTKPLLTPVINQTHSPENCYDIDFCRSKLNSFGYQPQSLSHSVSSSSLEVGVVPEGNSVSDISYPMGQNVSTGADSGLPLSGSGNQATQLCGMDREARVLRYREKRKNRKFEKTIRYASRKAYAETRPRIKGRFAKRTDMLSEVDEIYGSAASSVFLTDAQYGVVPTF